The following are encoded in a window of Natronoarchaeum philippinense genomic DNA:
- a CDS encoding sugar ABC transporter permease, giving the protein MSMRESIFESMRDDIVHTLRWPIRVVEDVQETIAGGTAAANLYSQGIFASPDQWNLSAYRWLWTESNFFFESYPGPNAGLGEYWRQFTNSYLANSLRLSIPTVLFSMALIIPGAYTLSRNDFKGRKGLLYGYVMLTQVGGGLGIAALVALYVVFNAAGITNSHLALAMFYSAGAVPFNTWLLKTFMDNIPESYTEAAIMDGASRGRIVWEIILPLTKPGLAVVLIFTFLAGWNEFIVAQVMLGADGYPLSVGLYALTDEFATPWAQFAAYALVYATPVALIYFFSQRYVESGLSFGGMEG; this is encoded by the coding sequence ATGAGCATGCGAGAATCCATCTTCGAGAGTATGCGCGACGACATCGTCCACACGCTGCGGTGGCCGATCCGTGTCGTCGAAGACGTACAGGAGACGATCGCCGGCGGGACGGCCGCCGCGAACCTCTACAGTCAGGGCATCTTCGCGTCGCCCGATCAGTGGAACTTGAGCGCCTACAGGTGGCTCTGGACGGAGTCGAATTTCTTCTTCGAGAGCTATCCGGGCCCGAATGCCGGCCTCGGCGAGTACTGGCGTCAGTTCACTAACTCCTATCTCGCCAACAGCCTCCGGCTGTCGATCCCGACAGTGCTGTTCTCGATGGCGCTGATCATCCCCGGCGCGTACACACTCTCGCGGAACGACTTCAAGGGCCGCAAGGGCCTGCTGTACGGCTACGTAATGCTGACGCAGGTCGGCGGCGGTCTGGGCATCGCGGCGCTGGTCGCGCTGTACGTGGTCTTTAACGCAGCCGGCATCACGAACAGCCACCTCGCGCTTGCGATGTTCTACTCGGCCGGTGCGGTGCCGTTCAACACGTGGTTGCTCAAGACGTTCATGGACAACATCCCCGAGTCCTACACCGAAGCGGCCATCATGGACGGCGCGTCGCGCGGACGGATCGTCTGGGAGATCATCCTCCCCCTCACCAAGCCCGGTCTGGCAGTGGTGCTGATCTTCACGTTCCTCGCCGGTTGGAACGAGTTCATCGTCGCGCAGGTGATGTTGGGCGCCGACGGCTACCCGCTGTCCGTCGGACTCTACGCGCTGACCGACGAGTTCGCGACGCCGTGGGCGCAGTTCGCGGCCTACGCGCTCGTCTACGCGACACCAGTGGCGCTGATCTACTTCTTCTCCCAGCGCTACGTCGAGAGCGGACTGTCGTTCGGCGGGATGGAAGGCTAA